One segment of Tamlana crocina DNA contains the following:
- the proC gene encoding pyrroline-5-carboxylate reductase, whose amino-acid sequence MKVLVIGAGNMGLTYSEGMASSPLLSKHKLKIYDTDPKKITTLREDGRFDVYDNLDDCLPKADIVFVAVKPYHSDGLFEQMKPMLNKEQVIVSLMAGVTIETIQGKLEVPKVIRTMPNLPAQVGKGVTSYTESESVSKIELIMVRNLLDTTGTSIHVSTEKFIDASTGISGSGPAYVFYFMQSMLEAAQKMGFSDYDSRVLVTNTFEGAIELFNQSDISPQTWISRVASKGGTTQAAIDSMEDNNVKQLIQEGAYAAFDRAVELGKAK is encoded by the coding sequence ATGAAAGTATTAGTAATTGGAGCAGGAAATATGGGTTTAACTTACTCTGAGGGCATGGCAAGTTCGCCGCTTTTGAGCAAACACAAACTCAAAATATACGACACTGATCCAAAAAAAATTACAACTTTAAGAGAAGACGGACGATTTGATGTATATGACAATTTAGACGATTGCCTGCCCAAGGCAGATATCGTTTTTGTAGCCGTAAAACCATATCACAGTGATGGTTTGTTCGAGCAAATGAAACCCATGTTGAACAAAGAGCAAGTTATTGTATCTTTAATGGCGGGGGTAACTATTGAAACCATCCAAGGAAAATTGGAGGTGCCAAAAGTAATTAGAACGATGCCTAATTTGCCGGCACAGGTTGGTAAGGGTGTAACATCTTACACGGAATCTGAGAGTGTTTCAAAAATCGAACTCATTATGGTTCGAAATTTATTGGACACCACAGGGACATCCATACACGTAAGCACCGAAAAGTTTATAGATGCTTCCACCGGAATTTCGGGTAGCGGGCCGGCATACGTATTCTATTTTATGCAATCTATGCTGGAGGCGGCCCAAAAAATGGGTTTTTCAGATTACGATTCTAGAGTGTTGGTTACCAATACTTTTGAAGGAGCGATAGAGCTGTTCAACCAGTCTGATATTTCTCCCCAAACTTGGATCAGTAGAGTGGCTTCTAAAGGAGGAACCACACAGGCCGCCATAGATTCAATGGAAGATAATAACGTAAAACAGTTGATTCAAGAAGGCGCTTACGCTGCTTTTGATAGAGCTGTGGAATTAGGAAAAGCAAAATAA